The window GATTGCCGCGGTGCCGCCTCTGACGGCGCCGTCGCCGCGAAAACTGTCGGACGACATCATCCTGACCATCGACGAGGTCTCCAAAACCTATCGGACCGGAGGGTTTCTCGGCCGCGGCGCGCGCGTTACACATGCCGTCAAGGCCGTCTCGCTGAAGCTGCCGCGCGGCGCGACGCTCGGCATCGTCGGCGAATCCGGATCGGGAAAATCGACGCTGGCCCGTTGTATCGTCCGGCTGATCGATCCCGACGCGGGATCGATCATGCTGGAAGGCAAGGACTGGGCGGCGATGACGCGCGAGAACGTTCGCCGCGAGACCCAGCATATCCAGATGGTGTTTCAGGATCCATTTGCGTCACTCAACCCGCGCCGCAAGGCGGGAGACCTTGTCGCCCAGGGCCCGATCGTGCACGGCACGCCGCGGGTGAAAGCCATCGCTGACGCCAAAGAGCTGTTCGCGCTGGTCGGGCTCGATCCCTCCGCCATCGATCGCTTTCCGCACGAATTTTCCGGCGGCCAGCGCCAGCGCATCGGCCTGGCGCGCGCACTGGCGCTCCGGCCGGATGTGCTGGTGGCGGATGAAGCAGTTTCGGCGCTCGACGTCTCGGTGCAGGCCCAGGTGCTGAAGATGCTGGACGAGCTGCGGGAACGCCTCGGCCTGTCCATCGTCTTCATCACCCACGATCTCCGCGTCGCCGCGCAGATCTGCGATCTGGTCGCTGTCATGAAGGACGGCGAGGTCGTCGAGCACGGATTGGCCGGTGACGTGTTCGGCCATCCGCAGCATGCCTACACAAGGGCGTTGCTGGCCTCGATTCCCGGCGGCGATTTTGCGCGCGGGCGAGCGCCAGTCGCAGAGTAGTTCCCTCCGCGCTACGCGCGACTTCGACCTCTCCCCGCCTGCGGGGAGAGGTAAAGAGAGCGCTGCTACGCGATTTCTCTGGCGTCGCGCCGCCGGTAGATCATCAGCATGAACGGCGCGATCAGGCGCATCAGCCCATGCGCGACAATCGGCACCGGCTCCGAGAACGGCAGCGCCAGTTCGCTTTCCGGAACGCCGCGCACGGCCTTCGACAATTCACCGCCCAACGCAACCGACAGCGCCACCGCGCGGCCATTGCAGCCGGTCCAGCCATAGGCATGAGGCCCGAGGCGATGAATGCGCGGCAGGAAATCCGTGGTCATTCCCACATAGCCGTTCCAGACATAGTCGAACTGGACCTGCCCGATCTCCGGCCACAGCCGCTGCAAGCGCGCCGCCACCATGGCCTTGAGCTTCTCGGCCTTGTTCGCGGGGCCGAGGACATTGCCACCGGTGACGAGACGATTGCGCGCATCGTAGCGCGCGAAATAAAGCTCGCCATGGGTGTCCGACATCGATTGCCGGCCCGGGATGATGGTTTTTCGCGCGGCGTCCGACAGCGGCTGCGTGGCCATCTGCCATGACAGCACCGGCATCACCTCCTGTGCGATCTCAGGCGCCAGCGATTTCGAGAACTCGCCGGTATAGGCATTGGTCGCGACGATCAAGGCGCGGGCGCTGATCTGCCCCTGCGCAGTCTTCACCACCCAGCGATCGTTCTGCCTGTTGAAACTGATCACCGGCGAGCGCGCGTAAATGCGACCGCCCTGCTCCAGCACCACGCGTGCGAAGCCGCGCGACAAAGCCAGCGGGTTGATGTGCCCGCCGGACTTGTTCCAGAACCCGCCGAACCAGGCGTCGGATCCGAGCATCTGCTGCGTCTGATCGCGGGAGAGCAATTCGACCGGCGCACCGAGCTTCGACCACTGCCGGACGCGGCGTTCGGCGATCTTGATCCGCCCGGGCGAATGCACCGGCTGCACCCACCCCGCCTGCTCCTGCTCCGCCTGGATCTGATAGCGCCGTACGAGATCGAACAGCGTCGAAGCACTGTCGCGCAACAGCGCGACAAAGCGTTCGCCTGCAGCTCCGTGCCGGGCCACGATGTCATCCGGGTCAGGCCTTGAAAGCGTGGGGATGACCTGGCCGTTGTTGCGCCCTGATGCGCCCCAGCCCGGCTCCATCGCCTCGACGACGGCCACCTCGACACCCGCCTCGCGCAGATGCAGCGCGGTCGAGAGACCGGTGAAGCCGGCACCGATCACGACGACGTCTGCTTCGGCGGTGCCGACGAGCGCCGGAAGATCAGGACCATCAGGCGTCGCGGCGGCCCATAGCGAGTTCGGCCAGCGGACTTTTTCGGTATCCATCGTCACGCCATCCATCCAAGATCGGTGTCGAAGCTTGTTGTTGCTGCCACGCGCTACGCAAGGCCGCTCACTTGCAGCATTGGCGTGATCCGCCTAGTTTATCAAGTCGATCCATTGCAAGGCAGTAACAGGGTGATGCTGAAGAATATCGTTGGAATCGACCATGCCGTTGTGGCGGTCAAGGATCTGGACCGCGCGGCCGAGGGCTGGAAGAAGCTGGGATTTACGATCTCGCCGCGCGGCACCCACAGCGCGAAGATGGGGTCGGGCAATTATACGATCATGCTCGGCCCCGACTATGTGGAGTTGCTCGGAGTCCTGGCCGAAACCGAACATAACGCTCCGATGCGCGCGTTTATCGCCCGTCGCGGCGAAGGCATCGAGCGCGTCGCCTTCACCGCCATCGACGCGGCGGCCGGCGCCGAGGAGATTCGCGCGCGCGGCTATGCCGCGCTCGGCCCGACCGATTTCGAACGCCCGGTCACCATGCCGGACGGCAGCCAGAGCGCAGCGAAATTTAGCGTGTTTCATTGGCCCGTCGATGAAGCCCCTGGTGGCATCCGCATCTTCGCGTGCCAGCACAAGACGCGGGAGACGGTCTGGATCCCGGAATTGCAGAAGCACGCCAACACAGCCAAGCGCCTGAAGCGCGTGATGATCGTGTCGCCCGAGCCGGAAAGGGATGCGCAGCATCTGTCCCGTATGATCGATGGCGTCGTCCGGCCTGGGGCGAATGGGACATTCACGGTGCCATCCGGTTCGGATCGCGCGGATTTCGTATTCCTCACACCAGAGGCGCTCGGCCTGCAATTCCCCGGCGTTTCGCTGACCGGCGCGCCGGAGCGCGGCGGCATCGCATTGGTGTTCGTCGCCGATGATCTGAACGCGGCGGAAAAGGCGGTGGGCGCGGCGGGAAGCCGGAGCGCTGTTGGCGTGGTCGTGCCGCCCAGTGCCGCCAACGGCGTTCTGCTCGCCTTTGTCGCGGACTGACATCAAGCGTCGAGCGGCGCGAACCTCACTTGATCAAGAGGGCCGCGCCGTCTCACCCAGATCCCAGAACAGCCCGGCCATCATGCCCAGGGCTTCTTCGGTGACCGACATCAGGATGTGCTCATCCGGCGCGTGCTGCGAACAGCCGGGATAGGAATGCGGCACCCAGATCGTGGGCAGGCCGAGCACTTCGGAAAACACATCGTTGGGCAACGAGCCACCGAAATTCGGCAGCAACGCCGGCTCCTTGCCCGTCGTGGTCCGGATCGAATCGACAGCCCAGC is drawn from Nitrobacteraceae bacterium AZCC 2146 and contains these coding sequences:
- a CDS encoding peptide/nickel transport system ATP-binding protein (product_source=KO:K02032; cath_funfam=3.40.50.300; cog=COG1123; ko=KO:K02032; pfam=PF00005,PF08352; smart=SM00382; superfamily=52540); the protein is MSELSHAILTLDQLSVKLPAGADRSHALAGVSLSIAANEILCVVGESGSGKSIMANAIMQLLPRDVSIDGGRVMFEGRDLASATTAEMRQVRGAGIAMIFQEPMTALNPLRTIGDQIGEMFSIHSDLSKAAIRDKVLALLEDVHIPDPKVAARAYPHELSGGQRQRAMIAMALALDPRVLIADEPTTALDVTTQAQILKLIRELQIRKKTAVLFITHDFGVVAEIADRVAVMQNGSVVEQGDVSAVLNHPLHPYTRQLIAAVPPLTAPSPRKLSDDIILTIDEVSKTYRTGGFLGRGARVTHAVKAVSLKLPRGATLGIVGESGSGKSTLARCIVRLIDPDAGSIMLEGKDWAAMTRENVRRETQHIQMVFQDPFASLNPRRKAGDLVAQGPIVHGTPRVKAIADAKELFALVGLDPSAIDRFPHEFSGGQRQRIGLARALALRPDVLVADEAVSALDVSVQAQVLKMLDELRERLGLSIVFITHDLRVAAQICDLVAVMKDGEVVEHGLAGDVFGHPQHAYTRALLASIPGGDFARGRAPVAE
- a CDS encoding glycine/D-amino acid oxidase-like deaminating enzyme (product_source=COG0665; cath_funfam=3.50.50.60; cog=COG0665; pfam=PF01266; superfamily=51905); this translates as MTMDTEKVRWPNSLWAAATPDGPDLPALVGTAEADVVVIGAGFTGLSTALHLREAGVEVAVVEAMEPGWGASGRNNGQVIPTLSRPDPDDIVARHGAAGERFVALLRDSASTLFDLVRRYQIQAEQEQAGWVQPVHSPGRIKIAERRVRQWSKLGAPVELLSRDQTQQMLGSDAWFGGFWNKSGGHINPLALSRGFARVVLEQGGRIYARSPVISFNRQNDRWVVKTAQGQISARALIVATNAYTGEFSKSLAPEIAQEVMPVLSWQMATQPLSDAARKTIIPGRQSMSDTHGELYFARYDARNRLVTGGNVLGPANKAEKLKAMVAARLQRLWPEIGQVQFDYVWNGYVGMTTDFLPRIHRLGPHAYGWTGCNGRAVALSVALGGELSKAVRGVPESELALPFSEPVPIVAHGLMRLIAPFMLMIYRRRDAREIA
- a CDS encoding catechol 2,3-dioxygenase-like lactoylglutathione lyase family enzyme (product_source=COG0346; cath_funfam=3.10.180.10; cog=COG0346; pfam=PF13468; superfamily=54593), which produces MLKNIVGIDHAVVAVKDLDRAAEGWKKLGFTISPRGTHSAKMGSGNYTIMLGPDYVELLGVLAETEHNAPMRAFIARRGEGIERVAFTAIDAAAGAEEIRARGYAALGPTDFERPVTMPDGSQSAAKFSVFHWPVDEAPGGIRIFACQHKTRETVWIPELQKHANTAKRLKRVMIVSPEPERDAQHLSRMIDGVVRPGANGTFTVPSGSDRADFVFLTPEALGLQFPGVSLTGAPERGGIALVFVADDLNAAEKAVGAAGSRSAVGVVVPPSAANGVLLAFVAD